The sequence GCATCAAGAACAGCAGCAAGGTGGCCAGGGTTCCGCAGGCAACCGGCGGGCGTGCAGCGCACCCCCCGAAGGTCGCAAAGGTCCTCGTCAAGGAGATCAACCGGAAAGAGAAGCAGAAAGCGCTCCGGTCCGCAATCGCAGCCAGCACTTCCCCGGACCTTGTCCGGGAACGCGGACACCTCTTCGAGGGCGACCTCCCGCTGGTCCTTGAGGACCGGTTCGAGGAGATCACCCGGACGGGCGATGTCATTGCGGCGCTCTCCGCTCTCGGTATCTATGCTGACGTCGAGCGGGCGAAGGCCAGCAGGAAGGTCAGGGCAGGACGCGGCACCATGCGCGGCCGCCGTTACAAGCAGCGCAAGAGCGTCCTCATCGTCACCGGGAACGAACCGCTCCGGGCGGCCCGGAACCTCGCCGGCGTCGACGCCGTGACGGTCAACCAGCTCAACACCGAGCTGCTGGCCCCCGGTACGCACGCAGGACGCCTGACAGTCTGGACGGAGTCTGCGATCAGGAGACTGGAGGAGTTCTCATGATACTGAAATACCCCTTCGTTACAGAAAAAGCAACGATGATGCTCGAAGGCGAGAACAAACTCCAGTTTATCGTGCAGAGAGACGCTACCAAGCAGGATATCAGGCGTGAACTGGAGTCGGTCTTCGAGCAGGAAGTGAGCGAAGTCCGCACAATGATGACCATGAAAGGTGAAAAAAAGGCCATCGTCAGGTTTGCGGACGAGAAAGCGGCTGAAGAGATCCTCAGCCGGCTTGGAATCATGTAAGGTGAGTGACGAATGGCACATCGAATTACATCACAGAACCGCGGCCGGGGTGGCCCGACCTACCGTGCCCCCTCGCACCGGTATAAGGCCGAACTGCGACATGCCGGAACGAACGTCGCCCCGGTCTCGGGGCACGTCGTCGATATTGAGCACGACCCGGCCCGTCATGCGCCGATCGCTCTCGCCAGGCTCGAGGACGGCCGGAAGGTCTACATGCTCGCCACCGAAGGACTCGGTGTTGGGGATGCGGTCACCTGGGGTCCGGGAGCCGAGGTGAAGAACGGAAACACCCTGCCTCTCCGGGAGATCCCGGTCGGGGCATACGTCTGTAACATCGA is a genomic window of Methanoculleus bourgensis MS2 containing:
- the rpl4p gene encoding 50S ribosomal protein L4; the protein is MKAQVRTLTGEIAHEVDLPEIFNEEYRPDLIKRAVLALQSTRFQPHGTDPYAGMRTSAESWGSGRGVAQVPRIKNSSKVARVPQATGGRAAHPPKVAKVLVKEINRKEKQKALRSAIAASTSPDLVRERGHLFEGDLPLVLEDRFEEITRTGDVIAALSALGIYADVERAKASRKVRAGRGTMRGRRYKQRKSVLIVTGNEPLRAARNLAGVDAVTVNQLNTELLAPGTHAGRLTVWTESAIRRLEEFS
- a CDS encoding 50S ribosomal protein L23; its protein translation is MILKYPFVTEKATMMLEGENKLQFIVQRDATKQDIRRELESVFEQEVSEVRTMMTMKGEKKAIVRFADEKAAEEILSRLGIM